One genomic window of Plasmodium coatneyi strain Hackeri chromosome 12, complete sequence includes the following:
- a CDS encoding 1-deoxy-D-xylulose 5-phosphate reductoisomerase, which produces MGVYRCCGDFTRLRNCVMNTGGYPSESSHDGSKQDALDQLHIRTGCFVEDSQHSNTVVTTTSEMKGSIFLHTLLLFIGMEEMRAVRVYPQQCGGNSYVRRDAQGERKRAYIISMKGGSVQNGGAKRGRWSGKVKFRKREDLPHGSKHTINAVNGVNATNSANSGGDAPPINVAIFGSSGSIGTNALDIIRECNRIEKRFNVEALYVNKSVNKLYEQAREFLPKYVCIHDESKYEELKDLLKNIKGYNPEILIGDDGMKQMCSSSTLDKVVIGIDSFYGLYSTIYAIKNNKIIALANKESIVSAGFYLKKLLATHTKACIVPVDSEHSAIFQCLDNNKVLKTRCLQDNFSKVNQIKKIVLSSSGGPFQNMSLEELKKVTSADALKHPKWKMGPKITIDSATMMNKGLEVIEAHYLFDIDYNNIEIVVHKECILHSCVEFIDKSVIGQMYYPDMKIPILFGLSWPNRITTELPSLNLVNTSPLTFSSPSLDHFPCVKLAYHAGRKGNFYPTVLNAANEVANKLFLNNKIGYFDIAAIISDVLENFTPQTVSNNTEDLMKQIGDISNWSTQKATEVYQTRYGGAK; this is translated from the exons ATGGGAGTTTATCGATGTTGCGGCGATTTTACAAGATTGCGCAACTGTGTGATGAACACGGGGGGATACCCAAGCGAATCATCACACGATG GCAGTAAGCAGGATGCACTCGACCAGCTGCACATCCGCACTGGCTGCTTCGTAGAGGACTCCCAACACAGCAACACAGTAGTAACGACCACGTCAGAAATGAAGgggtccatttttttgcacaccctgttgttgttcattggGATGGAGGAAATGAGGGCTGTGCGTGTGTACCCCCAACAGTGCGGAGGGAACAGTTACGTTAGGAGGGATGCACAGGGGGAGAGGAAAAGGGCCTACATAATAAGTATGAAAGGAGGGAGCgtgcaaaatggaggagcTAAACGGGGGAGGTGGTCTGGGAAGGTAAAATTTAGGAAGCGGGAGGACCTCCCACATGGGAGCAAACATACCATTAATGCAGTGAATGGTGTAAATGCCACTAACAGTGCCAACAGCGGTGGTGACGCCCCCCCCATCAACGTGGCCATCTTCGGCAGCAGCGGCAGCATCGGAACGAACGCACTGGACATCATTCGCGAATGCAACCGAATCGAGAAGCGCTTCAACGTGGAAGCGCTGTATGTTAATAAAAGTGTGAATAAACTGTATGAACAGGCAAGGGAGTTTTTACCAAAGTATGTGTGCATCCACGATGAGTCCAAATACGAGGAGTTAAaagatttattaaaaaatataaaaggtTACAACCCGGAAATACTAATAGGAGATGATGGAATGAAACAAATGTGCAGCAGTAGTACACTGGATAAGGTCGTAATAGGAATCGACTCCTTCTACGGATTATACTCCACCATCTATGCAATAAAgaacaataaaattattGCACTGGCAAATAAGGAATCCATCGTATCTGCAGGATTTTatctaaaaaaattattggcAACTCATACAAAGGCATGCATCGTTCCAGTGGATTCAGAACATAGTGCCATCTTCCAATGCTTAGACAATAACAAGGTGTTAAAAACGAGATGTCTACAGGATAATTTTTCCAAGGTGAAtcaaataaagaaaattgtCTTGTCCTCCTCAGGTGGGCCTTTTCAAAATATGTCCCTcgaagaattgaaaaaagtaaCTTCAGCAGATGCGCTGAAACATCCCAAGTGGAAAATGGGACCCAAAATAACCATCGACTCTGCAACCATGATGAATAAAGGGTTAGAGGTTATTGAAGCTCATTACCTCTTCGATATAGACTACAATAATATAGAGATCGTTGTGCATAAAGAATGTATCCTCCATTCGTGTGTCGAATTTATAGACAAATCTGTTATAGGACAAATGTACTACCCGGATATGAAAATCCCCATTCTGTTCGGTTTGAGTTGGCCTAATAGAATTACTACAGAATTGCCTTCCCTTAACTTGGTTAATACGTCCCCTCTTAcgttttcctccccttcatTGGATCATTTCCCTTGTGTGAAGCTGGCTTACCATGCGGGTAGGAAGGGGAACTTCTACCCAACTGTCCTCAACGCTGCCAACGAAGTGGCGAACAAACTATTTCTGAATAACAAGATTGGTTACTTCGACATTGCGGCCATCATATCGGACGTCCTGGAAAACTTCACTCCACAGACCGTCTCCAATAACACCGAAGATTTGATGAAGCAAATTGGGGACATTAGCAACTGGTCCACGCAGAAGGCTACGGAGGTGTACCAGACGCGCTATGGAGGGGCGAAGTGA
- a CDS encoding DNA-3-methyladenine glycosylase — MQNEKKRRKRRGSLAATVSPGVTKKDSQCGILKGEATFPKSKQHKGEEEKKKKTNELEYMAYVYLLMEYFFENNEMTVLNENFYLQENVLSITETLIGHILWVYDKEKKKLYGSRITELEAYKGTEDKASHAYNNKKTNRNATMFGKGGISYVYLCYGIHNCLNIVTNGENIPDAILVRSLEPFYGVDRILLKRYKIHSGGSMLGKGSSDLSACAVKGEGGGIPIGCPDEPPHHDSNNYLVKEKLQRIEKVKAILKSINMRKLAKVCSGPGCVTKCLDITRQDDKASFFSDLPQYSREGKNISPDHCSTCNISHLQQSRFFISICPSVCEVINFYETLVAQKRGNDNYIEEVYSQYKTHLLDYFKCMKWDQEGVVVQRDKRVGVAYAQEAALYDYRFLLKGHPSISVLPK; from the coding sequence AtgcaaaatgagaagaagcgcagaaaaagaagagggtcCCTTGCTGCCACTGTGTCCCCCGGAGTGACGAAGAAGGACAGCCAATGTGGCATTTtgaagggggaagcaacCTTCCCAAAGAGTAAGCAACATAAaggtgaggaagaaaagaaaaaaaagacaaacgAGTTGGAATATATGGCATACGTGTACCTCCTAATGGAATACTTTTTCGAAAATAACGAAATGACCGTTttgaatgaaaatttttacctgCAAGAAAATGTGCTGTCCATAACGGAGACACTAATTGGACACATTTTGTGGGTCTAtgataaggagaaaaaaaaattatatgggTCCAGGATAACCGAACTGGAAGCATACAAAGGAACTGAAGACAAAGCATCCcatgcatataataataaaaaaacaaacaggaATGCCACCATGTTTGGGAAAGGCGGAATCAGTTACGTGTACCTCTGCTATGGAATACACAACTGCTTAAACATAGTaacaaatggagaaaatatcCCCGACGCGATTTTGGTTCGATCGTTGGAGCCATTTTATGGTGTCGACAGGATCTTGCTTAAGAGGTATAAAATTCATTCTGGAGGGTCCATGTTGGGAAAAGGCTCTTCTGATCTTTCTGCATGCGCGGTGAAAGGAGAAGGGGGTGGCATTCCCATTGGCTGCCCAGATGAACCTCCTCACCACGACAGCAATAACTACCTGGTTAAAGAGAAGCTCcaaagaattgaaaaagtaAAGGCCATTTTGAAATCCATAAATATGAGAAAATTGGCCAAGGTTTGTAGTGGCCCTGGGTGTGTAACAAAATGCTTAGATATTACCAGGCAGGACGATAAGGCCAGTTTTTTTTCGGATCTGCCGCAATATTCCAGGGAAGGTAAAAACATAAGCCCGGATCACTGCTCTACATGCAACATAAGCCATTTACAACAGAGTCGGTTCTTCATTAGCATCTGTCCCAGCGTATGTGAAgtaattaatttttacgAAACATTGGTTgctcaaaaaagggggaatgatAACTACATAGAGGAGGTATACAGTCAGTACAAGACGCACTTGCTAGACTATTTCAAGTGCATGAAATGGGACCAAGAAGGAGTGGTCGTGCAGAGGGACAAACGGGTAGGAGTGGCCTATGCTCAGGAGGCTGCCCTGTATGATTACCGTTTTTTGTTAAAGGGCCATCCTTCCATTTCGGTCTTACCGAAGTGA